One Nitrospinota bacterium DNA segment encodes these proteins:
- a CDS encoding YfhL family 4Fe-4S dicluster ferredoxin: MALIITEECVNCGVCEPECPNSAITEGDDIYIIDPVRCTECVGHYDEPQCVEVCPVDCIPKDPNNEETKEQLQAKYEELQK; this comes from the coding sequence GTGGCTCTCATAATAACTGAAGAATGCGTAAATTGCGGTGTTTGCGAACCTGAGTGTCCGAACAGCGCTATTACGGAAGGGGATGATATCTACATTATAGATCCGGTACGGTGCACGGAGTGCGTTGGGCACTACGACGAACCGCAGTGCGTTGAGGTCTGTCCGGTTGACTGCATACCGAAAGATCCGAATAACGAAGAAACAAAAGAACAGCTTCAGGCAAAATATGAGGAACTTCAAAAGTAA